One genomic segment of Pseudomonas sp. p1(2021b) includes these proteins:
- the ngg gene encoding N-acetylglutaminylglutamine synthetase: protein MKAQTAYGQRLLRGQAPSYERLQARLAGDGSEPHDQPRAVHCGWGRLLIGHTYPDPAVLAEALLDERPGERDIALYVAAPQQLLAQAPQQLFLDPSDTLRLWFTDYRPAQRVFRGFRIRRAQAEADWQAINALYQARGMLPVNPDLLTPHHLGGPVYWLAEDEDTNAVIGSVMGLNHSKAFDDPEHGSSLWCLAVDPQCSRPGVGEVLVRHLVEHFMSRGLAYLDLSVLHDNRQAKRLYKKLGFRNLPTFAVKRKNGINQQLFLGPGPEAELNPYARIIVDEAFRRGIEVQVDDAAAGLFTLSLGGRRVRCRESLSDLTSAVSMTLCQDKRLTQHALHNAGLRVPVQQLAGNADDNLAFLEEHGAVVVKPVDGEQGQGVAVNLTTHDEISQAIEQARRFDSRVLLESFHPGLDLRIVVIGFEVVAAAIRHPAQVVGDGEHSIKALIEAQSRRRQAATGGESRIPLDEETERTLRAAGLAYDSVLPTGQRLAVRRTANLHTGGTLEDVTERLHPVLADAAVRAARALDIPVVGLDLMVRDAEHPDYVIIEANERVGLANHEPQPTAERFIDLLFPHSRALV, encoded by the coding sequence ATGAAAGCCCAAACGGCCTACGGCCAACGCTTGCTGCGAGGGCAAGCGCCCTCCTACGAGCGCCTGCAGGCGCGCCTGGCAGGCGACGGCAGCGAACCCCACGACCAACCGCGCGCCGTGCACTGCGGCTGGGGTCGCCTGCTGATCGGCCATACCTACCCGGACCCCGCCGTGCTGGCCGAGGCGCTGCTGGACGAGCGCCCCGGCGAGCGGGACATTGCCCTCTACGTGGCGGCCCCGCAACAGTTGCTGGCCCAGGCGCCGCAACAACTGTTCCTCGACCCCTCGGACACCTTGCGCCTGTGGTTCACCGACTACCGCCCGGCGCAACGGGTGTTCCGCGGCTTTCGTATCCGCCGCGCCCAGGCCGAAGCCGACTGGCAGGCGATCAACGCCCTCTACCAGGCCCGCGGCATGCTGCCGGTCAACCCTGACCTGCTCACACCGCACCACCTGGGTGGCCCGGTGTACTGGTTGGCCGAGGACGAAGACACCAACGCGGTGATCGGCAGCGTCATGGGCCTGAACCACAGCAAGGCCTTCGACGACCCCGAACACGGCAGCAGCCTGTGGTGCCTGGCGGTGGACCCGCAATGCAGCCGCCCTGGCGTCGGCGAGGTGCTGGTGCGTCACCTGGTGGAGCACTTCATGAGCCGTGGCCTGGCCTACCTGGACCTGTCGGTGTTGCACGACAACCGCCAGGCCAAGCGCCTGTACAAGAAGCTGGGCTTTCGCAACCTGCCCACCTTCGCCGTCAAGCGCAAGAACGGCATCAACCAGCAGCTGTTCCTTGGCCCCGGCCCGGAAGCCGAGCTCAACCCTTATGCCCGCATCATCGTCGACGAGGCCTTCCGGCGCGGCATCGAGGTGCAGGTGGACGATGCCGCCGCCGGCCTGTTCACCCTCAGCCTGGGCGGGCGGCGGGTGCGCTGCCGCGAGTCGCTGAGCGACCTGACCAGCGCCGTGAGCATGACCTTGTGCCAGGACAAGCGCCTCACCCAGCATGCCCTGCACAACGCCGGGCTGAGGGTGCCGGTGCAGCAGCTGGCCGGCAATGCCGACGACAACCTGGCGTTTCTCGAAGAGCACGGCGCGGTGGTGGTCAAGCCGGTCGATGGCGAGCAAGGCCAGGGCGTGGCGGTCAACCTGACCACCCACGACGAGATCAGCCAGGCGATCGAGCAGGCCCGCCGCTTCGACAGCCGGGTGCTGCTGGAAAGCTTCCACCCGGGGCTGGACTTGCGCATCGTGGTCATCGGCTTCGAGGTGGTGGCCGCGGCGATCCGCCACCCCGCCCAGGTGGTGGGCGATGGCGAACACAGCATCAAGGCACTGATCGAGGCCCAGAGCCGTCGGCGCCAGGCCGCCACGGGCGGCGAAAGCCGTATCCCGCTGGACGAGGAAACCGAGCGTACCCTGCGTGCCGCAGGCCTGGCGTACGACAGCGTACTGCCGACCGGCCAACGCCTGGCCGTGCGCCGCACCGCCAACCTGCACACCGGCGGTACCCTGGAAGACGTCACCGAACGCCTGCACCCGGTGCTGGCCGATGCAGCGGTGCGCGCGGCCCGGGCCCTGGATATCCCGGTGGTGGGCCTGGACCTGATGGTGCGCGATGCCGAGCACCCGGACTACGTGATCATCGAGGCCAACGAACGGGTCGGCCTGGCCAACCACGAACCGCAACCCACGGCCGAGCGTTTCATTGACCTGTTGTTTCCCCATAGCCGGGCGCTGGTGTGA
- a CDS encoding N-acetylglutaminylglutamine amidotransferase: MCGLAGELRFTPIDQAPRPADLAAVERITHHLAPRGPDAWGFHSQGPIALGHRRLKIMDLSDGSAQPMIDNTLGLSLAFNGAIYNFPELREELQGLGYSFFSDGDTEVLLKGYHAWGAALLPKLNGMFALAIWERDNQRLFLARDRLGVKPLYLSRNGERLRFASSLPALLKGGDIDPVIDPVALNHYLNFHAVVPAPRTLLANVQKLEPGTWMRIDRHGEVQRETWWQLHYGPHPDEQQLDLDDWTTRVLDATRDAVAIRQRAAVDVGVLLSGGVDSSLLVGLLRDVGVDDLSTFSIGFEDAGGERGDEFQYSDLIARHYGTRHHQLRIDEREIIEQLPAAFRAMSEPMVSHDCIAFYLLSREVAKHCKGVQSGQGADELFAGYHWYPQVDGAEDAYTAYREAFFDRSHAEYRDTVQAPWLLETDVAGEFVREHFARPGASDAVDKALRLDSTVMLVDDPVKRVDNMTMAWGLEARTPFLDYRLVELSARIPARFKLPDGGKQVLKAAARRVIPHEVIDRKKGYFPVPGLKHLQGATLDWVRELLTDPSQDRGLFNPAMLDRLLSNPHDQLTPLRGSKLWQLAALNLWLSEQGI; this comes from the coding sequence ATGTGCGGATTAGCAGGAGAGTTACGTTTCACCCCCATCGACCAAGCCCCTCGCCCGGCGGACCTCGCCGCGGTGGAGCGCATCACCCACCACCTGGCACCCCGTGGCCCCGACGCCTGGGGCTTTCATAGCCAGGGCCCGATCGCCCTCGGCCATCGACGCCTGAAAATCATGGACCTGTCCGACGGCTCGGCCCAGCCGATGATCGACAACACCCTGGGCCTGTCGCTGGCCTTCAACGGCGCCATCTACAATTTCCCCGAGCTGCGCGAAGAGCTGCAAGGCCTGGGTTACAGCTTCTTCTCCGACGGCGACACCGAAGTGCTGCTCAAGGGCTACCATGCCTGGGGCGCGGCGCTGCTGCCCAAGCTCAACGGCATGTTCGCCCTGGCCATCTGGGAGCGCGACAACCAGCGCCTGTTCCTGGCCCGCGACCGCCTCGGGGTCAAGCCGCTGTACCTATCGCGCAACGGCGAGCGCCTGCGTTTCGCCTCGAGCCTGCCGGCCCTGCTCAAGGGCGGCGACATCGACCCGGTGATCGACCCGGTGGCGCTCAACCACTACCTCAACTTCCATGCTGTGGTCCCCGCGCCGCGCACCTTGCTGGCCAACGTGCAGAAGCTCGAGCCAGGCACCTGGATGCGCATCGACCGCCATGGCGAAGTGCAGCGCGAGACCTGGTGGCAACTGCACTACGGCCCGCACCCCGACGAACAGCAGTTGGACCTGGACGACTGGACCACCCGCGTGCTCGACGCCACCCGCGACGCCGTGGCCATTCGTCAACGGGCGGCGGTGGACGTCGGCGTGCTGCTCTCCGGCGGCGTCGACTCTAGCCTGCTGGTGGGCTTGTTACGCGACGTGGGCGTGGACGACCTGTCGACCTTCTCCATCGGTTTCGAGGATGCCGGAGGCGAACGCGGCGACGAGTTCCAGTACTCGGACCTGATCGCCCGCCACTACGGCACCCGCCACCATCAGTTGCGCATCGACGAGCGCGAGATCATCGAACAGCTGCCGGCGGCGTTCCGCGCCATGAGCGAGCCGATGGTCAGCCATGACTGCATCGCCTTCTACCTGCTCTCACGGGAGGTGGCCAAGCATTGCAAGGGCGTGCAGAGCGGCCAGGGCGCCGACGAGTTGTTCGCCGGTTACCACTGGTACCCGCAGGTCGATGGTGCCGAGGATGCCTACACCGCCTACCGCGAGGCCTTCTTCGACCGTAGCCACGCCGAATACCGCGACACCGTCCAGGCCCCCTGGCTGCTGGAGACCGATGTGGCCGGCGAGTTCGTCCGCGAGCACTTCGCCCGCCCCGGCGCCAGCGACGCGGTGGACAAGGCCCTGCGCCTGGACAGCACGGTGATGCTGGTGGATGACCCGGTCAAGCGCGTCGACAACATGACCATGGCCTGGGGCCTGGAGGCGCGCACGCCGTTCCTCGACTACCGCCTGGTAGAGCTGTCGGCGCGTATCCCGGCGCGCTTCAAGCTGCCCGACGGCGGCAAGCAGGTACTCAAGGCCGCAGCACGGCGGGTCATCCCCCATGAGGTGATCGACCGCAAGAAGGGCTACTTCCCGGTGCCCGGCCTCAAGCACCTGCAAGGCGCCACCCTGGACTGGGTGCGCGAACTGCTGACCGACCCGAGCCAGGACCGTGGCCTGTTCAACCCGGCGATGCTCGACCGCCTGCTGAGCAACCCCCATGACCAGCTGACGCCGCTGCGCGGCTCGAAGCTGTGGCAGCTGGCGGCCCTGAACCTGTGGCTCAGCGAACAAGGAATCTGA
- the mnmC gene encoding bifunctional tRNA (5-methylaminomethyl-2-thiouridine)(34)-methyltransferase MnmD/FAD-dependent 5-carboxymethylaminomethyl-2-thiouridine(34) oxidoreductase MnmC gives MPDITHAQIDWDDQGRPHSRQYDDVYFSKNEGVEETEHVFLEQNRLRERFANLAPGTCLVIGETGFGTGMNFYCAWQLFAEHAPPEARLHFVSVEKYPLTRDDLARAVQLWPDLAPYWQPLLEQYVAVHGGFQPFSFEDGRVTLTLLVGDVLEQLPQLDAPVDAWFLDGFAPAKNPDMWTPELFAQLARLSRPGTTLATFTTTGWVRRALIAAGFAMRKVPGIGKKWEVMHGAFQGWPAEQPLPPGIVPWYARPALPQGPRQALVIGAGLAGSATAASLAARGWQVSVLERHDAPAREASGNPQGVLYLKLSAHGTALSQMILAGFGYTRRWLQRLQPGQDWDACGVLQLAFDDQEAQRQAKLAEAFDSSLLQVLDQAQAEAVAGVALPAGGLFYPEGGWVHPPALCQAQLRHPNIRLLTHREVIELRKVKGQWQAWDGEHLLASAPVVVLAGAAEVRRFDACAALPLKRIRGQITRLPATEASRALRTVVCAEGYVAPPRGDEHTLGASFDFHNDDLTPTTAEHQGNLALLDEISTDLARRLHSAELDPAQLQGRAAFRCTSPDYLPIVGPVADVQAFAEAYAVLAKDARQVPDTPCPWLDGLYVNSGHGSRGLITAPLCGELVAAWVCGEPLPVPRAVAEACHPNRFALRRLIRGR, from the coding sequence ATGCCTGACATCACCCACGCCCAGATCGACTGGGACGACCAGGGCCGCCCCCATTCGCGCCAGTACGACGACGTCTACTTCTCGAAAAATGAAGGCGTGGAGGAAACCGAGCATGTGTTCCTCGAGCAGAACCGCCTGCGCGAACGCTTCGCCAACCTGGCGCCCGGCACCTGCCTGGTGATCGGCGAAACGGGCTTTGGCACCGGCATGAACTTCTACTGCGCCTGGCAGCTGTTCGCCGAACACGCGCCCCCCGAAGCACGCCTGCACTTCGTCAGCGTCGAGAAATACCCGCTGACCCGTGACGACCTGGCCCGTGCCGTGCAGTTGTGGCCGGACCTGGCGCCCTATTGGCAGCCGCTGCTGGAGCAATACGTGGCGGTACATGGCGGTTTCCAGCCGTTCAGCTTCGAAGACGGTCGCGTCACCCTCACCCTGCTGGTCGGCGATGTGCTCGAACAGCTGCCCCAGCTCGATGCGCCAGTCGATGCCTGGTTCCTCGACGGCTTCGCCCCGGCCAAGAACCCCGACATGTGGACGCCGGAGCTGTTCGCGCAACTGGCCCGGCTTTCCCGCCCGGGCACCACCCTCGCCACCTTCACCACCACCGGCTGGGTACGCCGCGCCCTGATCGCTGCCGGCTTTGCCATGCGCAAGGTGCCCGGTATCGGCAAGAAATGGGAGGTGATGCACGGCGCGTTCCAAGGTTGGCCGGCCGAGCAACCGCTGCCTCCGGGCATCGTGCCCTGGTACGCCCGCCCCGCCCTGCCCCAGGGCCCGCGCCAGGCCCTGGTGATCGGCGCAGGCCTGGCCGGTAGCGCCACGGCCGCGAGCCTGGCCGCCCGAGGTTGGCAGGTCAGCGTGCTGGAGCGCCACGACGCACCGGCCCGTGAAGCCTCGGGCAACCCCCAGGGCGTGCTGTACCTGAAGCTCTCGGCCCACGGCACGGCGCTGTCGCAGATGATCCTCGCCGGCTTCGGCTACACCCGGCGCTGGCTGCAACGCTTGCAGCCCGGCCAGGACTGGGACGCCTGCGGTGTACTGCAGCTGGCCTTCGACGACCAGGAAGCCCAGCGCCAGGCCAAGCTGGCCGAAGCCTTCGACAGCAGCCTGCTGCAGGTACTCGACCAGGCCCAGGCCGAAGCCGTGGCCGGCGTGGCATTGCCGGCCGGCGGGCTGTTCTACCCCGAAGGTGGCTGGGTGCATCCACCCGCGCTGTGCCAGGCGCAGTTGCGCCACCCGAACATCCGCTTGCTGACGCACCGCGAGGTGATCGAGCTGCGCAAGGTCAAGGGCCAATGGCAAGCCTGGGACGGCGAACACTTGCTGGCCAGCGCACCGGTGGTGGTGCTGGCCGGCGCCGCCGAGGTGCGCCGCTTCGACGCCTGCGCCGCGCTGCCGCTCAAGCGCATTCGCGGGCAGATCACCCGGCTGCCGGCCACCGAGGCCAGCCGGGCGCTGCGCACCGTGGTCTGCGCCGAGGGCTACGTGGCACCGCCACGGGGCGACGAGCACACGTTGGGCGCAAGCTTCGACTTCCATAACGACGACCTGACCCCGACCACGGCCGAGCACCAAGGCAACCTGGCGCTGCTGGACGAGATCTCCACCGACCTGGCGCGGCGGCTGCACAGCGCTGAGCTTGACCCTGCGCAGCTGCAAGGCCGGGCGGCGTTTCGCTGCACCAGCCCCGACTACCTGCCGATCGTCGGGCCGGTGGCGGATGTCCAGGCGTTCGCCGAGGCGTATGCGGTGCTGGCCAAGGATGCCCGCCAGGTGCCAGACACACCCTGCCCGTGGCTGGATGGGTTGTATGTGAACAGCGGCCATGGGTCGCGGGGGTTGATCACCGCGCCGCTCTGCGGCGAACTGGTCGCAGCCTGGGTGTGCGGCGAACCGTTGCCAGTGCCTCGGGCGGTGGCAGAAGCATGCCATCCGAACCGGTTTGCATTGCGCCGGTTGATTCGCGGTCGATAA
- the pap gene encoding polyphosphate:AMP phosphotransferase, which translates to MFESAEIGHSIDKEAYEAEVPALREALLEAQYELKQQARFPVIVLINGIEGAGKGETVKLLNEWMDPRLIEVRTFDQQTDEELARPPAWRYWRALPPKGRMGVFFGNWYSQMLQGRVHGLFKDAVLDQAITGAERLEQMLCDEGALIIKFWFHLSKKQMKARLKALKDDPLHSWRISPLDWQQSQTYDRFVRFGERVLRRTSRDYAPWHVIEGVDPYYRSLAVGRILLESLQAALASAPSTKHLGNVAPLGRSIDQKSLLGALDLSRRLDKADYQEQLVTEQARLAGLLRHKQMRRHALVAVFEGNDAAGKGGAIRRVAAALDPRQYRIVPVAAPTEEERAQPYLWRFWRHIPARGKFTIFDRSWYGRVLVERVEGFCTPADWMRAYGEINDFEEQLTSAGVVVVKFWLAIDPQTQLERFEEREQIPFKRYKITEEDWRNRDKWEVYAEAVGDMVDRTSTEIAPWTLVEANDKRWARVKVLRTINQALEAAFAKDKK; encoded by the coding sequence ATGTTCGAATCCGCCGAAATAGGACACAGCATCGACAAGGAGGCGTACGAAGCCGAAGTGCCCGCATTGCGCGAGGCGCTGCTCGAGGCCCAGTACGAACTCAAGCAGCAGGCGCGCTTTCCGGTGATCGTGCTGATCAACGGCATCGAAGGTGCCGGCAAGGGCGAAACGGTCAAGTTGCTCAACGAATGGATGGACCCGCGCCTGATCGAGGTGCGCACCTTCGACCAGCAGACCGACGAAGAACTGGCCCGCCCCCCGGCCTGGCGCTATTGGCGGGCCTTGCCGCCGAAGGGGCGGATGGGCGTGTTCTTCGGCAACTGGTACAGCCAGATGCTCCAGGGGCGGGTGCACGGCCTGTTCAAGGACGCCGTGCTCGACCAGGCCATCACCGGCGCCGAGCGCCTGGAGCAGATGCTCTGCGATGAAGGCGCGTTGATCATCAAGTTCTGGTTCCACCTGTCCAAGAAACAGATGAAGGCCCGGCTCAAAGCGCTCAAGGACGACCCGTTGCACAGCTGGCGCATCAGCCCGTTGGACTGGCAACAGTCGCAGACCTACGACCGTTTCGTGCGTTTCGGCGAGCGCGTGCTGCGCCGCACCAGCCGTGACTATGCGCCCTGGCACGTGATCGAGGGCGTTGACCCGTATTACCGCAGCCTGGCGGTGGGGCGCATTCTGCTGGAGAGCCTGCAGGCCGCGCTGGCCAGCGCACCGAGCACCAAGCACCTGGGCAACGTCGCCCCGCTGGGCCGCAGCATCGACCAGAAGAGCCTGCTCGGTGCCCTGGACCTGAGCCGGCGCCTGGACAAGGCCGACTACCAGGAGCAACTGGTGACCGAGCAGGCGCGCCTGGCCGGCCTGCTGCGCCACAAGCAGATGCGTCGGCACGCCCTGGTGGCGGTGTTCGAGGGCAACGACGCGGCAGGCAAGGGTGGGGCGATCCGCCGCGTGGCGGCCGCGCTCGACCCCCGTCAGTACCGCATCGTACCGGTGGCCGCGCCCACCGAGGAGGAGCGCGCACAGCCGTACCTATGGCGTTTCTGGCGACATATCCCGGCGCGCGGCAAGTTCACCATCTTCGACCGCTCCTGGTATGGCCGGGTGCTGGTGGAGCGGGTCGAGGGGTTCTGCACGCCAGCCGACTGGATGCGTGCTTATGGCGAGATCAACGACTTCGAGGAACAGCTGACCAGTGCCGGCGTGGTGGTGGTCAAGTTCTGGCTGGCGATCGACCCGCAGACCCAGCTGGAGCGCTTCGAGGAGCGCGAGCAGATCCCCTTCAAGCGCTACAAGATCACCGAGGAAGACTGGCGCAACCGCGACAAGTGGGAGGTGTATGCCGAGGCGGTGGGGGACATGGTCGACCGCACCAGCACCGAGATCGCGCCGTGGACGCTGGTAGAAGCCAATGACAAGCGCTGGGCGAGGGTGAAGGTGCTCAGGACGATCAACCAGGCGCTGGAGGCGGCGTTCGCCAAAGACAAGAAGTGA
- a CDS encoding DMT family transporter, translated as MHISSGRWVYGLFLALLTALLWGILPIKLKQVLQVMDPVTVTWYRLLVSGGLLFAWLAANRRLPAFDKLGRKGYGLVAVAVCGLVGNYVLYLVGLNLLSPGTAQLVVQLGPVLLLVASVFVFKERFSLGQGLGLLVLLAGFGLFFNQRLEELLTSLGTYTTGVLTIILATSIWVFYALSQKQLLTVWHSQQVMMVIYLCCAVLLTPWVHPLEALQLSPLQGWLLLACCLNTLVAYGAFAEALAHWEASRVSATLALTPLVTFVAVALAAWLWPAYVHAEDINALGYVGAVTVVLGSALVALGPSLVAGWRARRARMRARALL; from the coding sequence ATGCACATTTCTTCCGGACGCTGGGTCTACGGCCTGTTCCTGGCACTTCTGACCGCGCTGCTCTGGGGCATCCTGCCGATCAAGCTCAAGCAGGTGTTGCAGGTAATGGACCCGGTGACTGTCACCTGGTACCGCCTGCTGGTCTCCGGCGGCCTGCTGTTCGCCTGGCTGGCGGCCAACCGGCGCCTGCCCGCGTTCGACAAGCTCGGGCGCAAGGGCTATGGCCTGGTGGCGGTGGCCGTGTGCGGCTTGGTGGGCAACTACGTGTTGTACCTGGTCGGGCTCAACCTGCTCAGCCCCGGTACCGCGCAACTGGTGGTGCAGCTCGGCCCGGTACTGCTGCTGGTGGCCAGCGTGTTCGTGTTCAAGGAGCGCTTCAGCCTGGGGCAGGGCCTGGGGCTGCTGGTACTGCTGGCCGGTTTCGGCCTGTTTTTCAACCAGCGCCTGGAAGAGCTGCTGACCTCGCTGGGCACCTACACCACTGGCGTGCTGACCATCATCCTGGCCACCAGTATCTGGGTGTTCTATGCCTTGAGCCAGAAGCAACTGCTGACGGTGTGGCATTCGCAGCAGGTGATGATGGTGATCTACCTGTGCTGCGCCGTGCTGCTCACGCCCTGGGTGCATCCGCTGGAAGCGTTGCAGTTGAGCCCATTGCAGGGATGGTTGCTGCTGGCGTGCTGCCTCAACACCCTGGTGGCCTATGGCGCCTTCGCCGAGGCACTGGCCCATTGGGAGGCCTCGCGGGTGAGCGCGACCCTGGCGTTGACGCCGCTGGTGACCTTCGTCGCGGTGGCACTGGCGGCCTGGTTGTGGCCGGCGTATGTGCATGCCGAGGACATCAATGCCCTGGGGTATGTAGGGGCCGTGACGGTGGTACTGGGCTCGGCGCTGGTGGCCCTGGGGCCCTCGCTGGTGGCCGGCTGGCGCGCGCGACGGGCCAGAATGCGCGCACGCGCCCTTTTATAG
- a CDS encoding class II fumarate hydratase, producing the protein MSRIETDSLGPVEVPEDAYWGAQTQRSLINFAIGKERMPLAVLHALALVKKAAARVNDRNGDLPADIARLIEQAADEVLAGEHDDQFPLVVWQTGSGTQSNMNVNEVIAGRANELAGKGRGGKAPVHPNDHVNRSQSSNDCFPTAMHIAAAQAVHHKLLPAIAELSAGLAELSARHQHLVKTGRTHMMDATPITFGQELSAFVAQLDYAQRAIRVSLPAVCELAQGGTAVGTGLNAPHGFAEAIAAELAALSGLPFVTAPNKFAALAGHEPLTTLAGALKTLAVALMKIANDLRLLGSGPRAGLAEVRLPANEPGSSIMPGKVNPTQCEALSMLACQVLGNDAAIGFAASQGHLQLNVFKPVIIHNLLQSIELLADGCHNFQQHCVAGIEPDAEQMAAHLERGLMLVTALNPHIGYDKAAEIAKKAYGEGKTLREAALELKYLTNEQFDQWVRPENMLAPGTKG; encoded by the coding sequence ATGAGCCGTATCGAGACAGACAGCCTGGGCCCGGTCGAAGTTCCAGAGGACGCCTACTGGGGCGCGCAAACCCAGCGTTCGCTGATCAACTTCGCCATCGGCAAGGAGCGCATGCCCCTGGCCGTGCTGCACGCCCTGGCCCTGGTCAAGAAGGCCGCCGCGCGCGTCAACGACCGCAACGGCGACCTGCCGGCGGATATCGCCCGGCTCATCGAGCAGGCTGCCGACGAAGTGCTCGCCGGTGAACATGACGACCAGTTCCCGCTCGTCGTCTGGCAGACCGGCAGCGGCACCCAGAGCAACATGAACGTCAACGAGGTGATCGCCGGCCGCGCCAACGAGCTGGCCGGCAAGGGCCGTGGCGGCAAGGCGCCGGTGCACCCGAACGACCACGTCAACCGCTCCCAGAGCTCCAACGACTGCTTCCCTACCGCCATGCACATCGCCGCCGCCCAGGCGGTGCACCACAAGCTGCTGCCGGCGATCGCCGAGTTGTCGGCGGGGCTGGCGGAGCTGTCGGCGCGCCACCAGCACCTGGTCAAGACCGGCCGCACCCACATGATGGACGCCACCCCCATCACCTTCGGCCAGGAGCTGTCGGCGTTCGTCGCCCAGCTCGACTACGCCCAGCGGGCGATCCGCGTCAGCCTGCCGGCGGTGTGCGAACTGGCCCAGGGCGGGACTGCAGTGGGCACGGGCCTGAATGCCCCGCACGGGTTCGCCGAGGCCATCGCCGCGGAGCTGGCGGCGCTGTCGGGCCTGCCCTTCGTCACCGCACCGAACAAGTTCGCCGCCCTCGCCGGCCATGAGCCGCTGACCACCCTGGCCGGTGCCCTCAAGACCCTCGCCGTGGCCCTGATGAAGATCGCCAACGACCTACGCCTGCTCGGCTCGGGGCCCCGGGCGGGGCTGGCGGAGGTACGCCTGCCGGCCAACGAGCCGGGCAGCTCGATCATGCCGGGCAAGGTCAACCCGACCCAGTGCGAGGCGCTGTCGATGCTGGCCTGCCAAGTGCTGGGCAACGATGCCGCCATCGGCTTTGCTGCCAGCCAGGGGCACTTGCAACTGAACGTGTTCAAGCCGGTGATCATTCATAACCTGCTGCAGTCGATCGAGCTGCTGGCCGATGGCTGCCACAACTTCCAGCAGCACTGCGTGGCGGGCATCGAGCCGGACGCCGAGCAGATGGCCGCGCACCTGGAGCGGGGGCTGATGCTGGTGACGGCGCTGAACCCGCACATCGGCTACGACAAGGCCGCGGAGATCGCCAAGAAGGCCTATGGCGAAGGCAAGACGCTGCGTGAGGCGGCGCTGGAGCTGAAGTACCTGACCAACGAGCAATTCGACCAGTGGGTGAGGCCGGAGAACATGCTGGCTCCGGGGACCAAAGGCTAA
- a CDS encoding DUF2059 domain-containing protein, whose product MTRLRALCAAAAVTLAFASGQVLAATASHNAAAEKFLTLANADKLGTPVYMQVQQMFAQRFAQTKAPTSKQAVLESYQAKANAALDNAIGWNKIKPDMVKLYTDTFTEAELKDLVKFYESPLGRKVMREMPKVTQQSAQMTQAKLEPAVPVVNKLLDDMTKELDPNAGKAAPAKK is encoded by the coding sequence ATGACCCGTCTCCGTGCCCTTTGCGCCGCCGCCGCCGTTACCCTGGCCTTCGCCAGTGGCCAGGTCCTGGCCGCCACCGCCAGCCACAACGCCGCCGCGGAAAAATTCCTGACCCTGGCCAACGCCGACAAGCTGGGCACCCCGGTCTACATGCAGGTCCAGCAGATGTTCGCCCAGCGCTTCGCCCAGACCAAGGCGCCGACCTCCAAGCAAGCCGTGCTGGAGAGCTACCAGGCCAAGGCCAACGCCGCCCTGGACAACGCCATCGGCTGGAACAAGATCAAGCCGGACATGGTCAAGCTGTACACCGACACCTTCACCGAGGCCGAGCTCAAGGACCTGGTCAAGTTCTACGAGTCGCCGCTGGGCCGCAAGGTCATGCGCGAGATGCCCAAGGTCACCCAGCAGTCGGCCCAGATGACCCAGGCCAAGCTCGAGCCTGCGGTGCCTGTGGTCAACAAGCTGCTCGACGACATGACCAAGGAACTGGACCCCAACGCCGGCAAGGCCGCACCCGCGAAGAAGTGA
- a CDS encoding BolA family protein: MSMQQRIEQQLAPLATQHLEVHNESHMHSRGQETHYKAVLVSEQFAGLNSVKRHQKVYATMGELMGQIHALAIHTYTPEEWAAVGSAPASPVCAGGGH; the protein is encoded by the coding sequence ATGAGCATGCAGCAACGCATCGAACAGCAGCTGGCGCCGCTGGCCACGCAGCACCTTGAAGTGCACAACGAAAGCCACATGCACAGCCGTGGCCAGGAGACCCACTACAAGGCGGTGCTGGTCAGCGAGCAGTTCGCCGGGTTGAACAGCGTCAAGCGCCACCAGAAGGTCTACGCCACCATGGGTGAGCTGATGGGGCAGATCCATGCCCTGGCCATCCACACCTACACCCCGGAGGAATGGGCGGCGGTCGGCTCAGCGCCGGCCTCGCCGGTGTGCGCGGGCGGCGGGCACTGA